The following are encoded together in the Salmonella enterica subsp. enterica serovar Choleraesuis genome:
- the feoC gene encoding putative [Fe-S]-dependent transcriptional repressor: MVSMLAIRDVLALQGRMDSSAISHQLKASPALVQAMLERMEAMGKVARVVASSDNCYSGSCRGCPESKRCATEQWTLMS; encoded by the coding sequence ATGGTGAGTATGTTGGCAATTCGAGACGTTCTGGCGCTGCAAGGCCGTATGGATAGCTCGGCCATCAGCCACCAGCTTAAGGCGTCCCCCGCCCTGGTTCAGGCTATGCTGGAGAGGATGGAGGCAATGGGCAAAGTCGCCCGGGTCGTTGCATCCAGCGATAACTGCTACAGCGGAAGCTGTCGCGGTTGTCCGGAAAGCAAGCGCTGCGCTACCGAGCAATGGACGCTTATGTCCTGA
- the feoB gene encoding ferrous iron transport protein B, protein MNTLTIGLIGNPNSGKTTLFNQLTGARQRVGNWAGVTVERKEGAFKTTDNQVKLVDLPGTYSLTTISAQTSLDEQIACHYILSGEADLLINVVDASNLERNLYLTLQLLELGIPCIVALNMLDIADKQNIKIDVDALSARLGCPVIPLVSSRGRGIDGLKTAIDNHRKNDQVKLVHYAQPLLREAENIAETISPNTPHNQRRWLALQMLEGDIYSLSRAPEAQEQLTRSQALLQEELDDPALHIADARYQSIATICDAVSNSITAERHKLTVMLDKVILNRFLGLPIFLLVMYLMFFLAINIGGALQPLFDVGSVAIFVHGIQWIGATLHFPYWLTVFLAQGIGGGINTVLPLVPQIGMMYLFLSFLEDSGYMARAAFVVDRLMQALGLPGKSFVPLIVGFGCNVPSVMGARTLDAPRERLMTIMMAPFMSCGARLAIFAVFSAAFFGQQGALVVFSLYILGIVMAILTGLMLKHTLMRGEATPFIMELPVYHIPHLKSLLMQTWQRLQGFIIRAGKVIIVVSIFIGALNSFSLSGKAVDNINDSALASVSKTFTPLLKPIGVHEDNWQATVGLFTGAMAKEVVVGTLNTLYTAEDLHEAEFNPQEFSLWSELGDAVTETWDGLKDTFSLSVLANPIEASKGDGEIGTGAMGVMASKFGSPSAAYSYLIFVLLYIPCISVMGAVAREASRGWMMFSVLWGLNIAYSLSTLYYQTVSYSQHPGFSLTAIACVLVFNIALISVLRRMRSRLDLNLVAQSRPNMDCCSSSSHCH, encoded by the coding sequence ATGAACACACTGACAATCGGACTCATTGGCAACCCAAACTCGGGGAAGACAACCCTATTTAACCAGCTTACCGGTGCACGCCAGCGGGTAGGCAACTGGGCCGGGGTGACCGTCGAGCGTAAAGAGGGTGCCTTTAAAACGACCGACAATCAGGTAAAGCTGGTCGATCTTCCCGGTACCTATTCTTTAACCACCATATCCGCCCAGACCTCTCTTGATGAGCAAATTGCATGTCACTACATCCTGAGCGGTGAAGCGGACCTGCTGATTAATGTCGTTGATGCTTCCAACCTTGAACGCAACCTGTACCTCACGCTGCAGCTGCTGGAACTTGGTATTCCCTGCATTGTTGCGTTGAACATGCTGGATATCGCCGACAAACAAAATATTAAAATCGATGTCGACGCGCTATCTGCTCGCCTGGGCTGCCCGGTTATTCCGCTGGTATCCTCCCGCGGGCGCGGTATTGATGGCCTTAAAACGGCAATTGATAACCATCGTAAAAATGACCAGGTAAAACTGGTGCATTACGCTCAGCCACTGCTGCGCGAAGCGGAAAATATTGCCGAAACAATTTCACCCAATACGCCTCATAACCAGCGCCGCTGGCTGGCACTGCAAATGCTGGAAGGCGATATCTACAGCCTATCGCGCGCGCCAGAAGCTCAGGAGCAACTCACCCGCTCCCAGGCGTTGCTACAGGAAGAACTGGACGATCCGGCTCTGCATATTGCTGATGCTCGTTATCAGAGTATTGCCACCATCTGCGACGCCGTAAGCAACAGCATTACCGCCGAGCGCCATAAGCTGACCGTAATGCTGGATAAAGTCATCCTCAACCGTTTTCTGGGGCTGCCAATTTTCCTACTGGTGATGTACCTGATGTTCTTCCTGGCTATCAACATCGGCGGCGCATTACAGCCTCTGTTTGATGTTGGCTCGGTTGCGATATTTGTTCACGGTATTCAGTGGATTGGCGCTACGCTGCACTTCCCATACTGGCTGACGGTTTTCCTGGCTCAAGGAATTGGCGGCGGTATCAACACCGTTCTGCCGCTGGTTCCGCAAATCGGGATGATGTATCTGTTCCTGTCCTTCCTGGAGGACTCCGGTTACATGGCGCGTGCCGCCTTTGTCGTTGACCGCCTGATGCAGGCTCTGGGACTGCCCGGTAAATCGTTCGTTCCGCTGATTGTTGGCTTCGGTTGTAACGTGCCGTCGGTAATGGGCGCTCGTACCCTGGATGCACCGCGTGAACGCCTGATGACAATTATGATGGCACCGTTCATGTCCTGCGGCGCACGCCTGGCTATCTTTGCCGTTTTCTCTGCCGCTTTCTTCGGTCAACAGGGTGCGCTGGTCGTGTTTTCACTCTATATTCTGGGCATCGTGATGGCCATTCTGACCGGCCTGATGCTCAAACACACCCTGATGCGCGGGGAAGCAACGCCATTTATTATGGAGCTTCCGGTTTACCATATTCCGCATCTGAAAAGCCTGTTAATGCAAACCTGGCAGCGCCTGCAAGGGTTCATCATCCGTGCGGGTAAAGTCATTATTGTGGTGAGTATTTTTATCGGCGCACTTAACAGTTTCTCGCTGAGCGGTAAGGCCGTCGATAACATTAATGATTCGGCGCTGGCCTCCGTCAGTAAGACCTTTACCCCACTCCTGAAGCCGATTGGCGTTCATGAAGATAACTGGCAGGCCACCGTTGGGCTGTTCACCGGCGCAATGGCGAAAGAGGTTGTTGTCGGTACTCTCAACACGCTGTACACCGCTGAAGACCTTCATGAAGCTGAGTTCAATCCTCAAGAATTCAGCCTGTGGAGCGAACTTGGTGATGCAGTTACCGAAACCTGGGACGGACTGAAAGACACTTTCAGCCTCAGCGTTCTGGCGAACCCAATTGAAGCCAGTAAAGGCGATGGGGAAATCGGCACCGGTGCGATGGGGGTTATGGCCAGCAAGTTCGGCAGTCCGTCGGCGGCCTATAGCTATCTCATCTTCGTCTTGCTGTACATCCCATGCATCTCTGTAATGGGTGCCGTAGCGCGCGAAGCAAGCCGCGGCTGGATGATGTTCTCCGTACTGTGGGGTCTGAACATCGCCTACTCGCTGTCGACGCTCTACTACCAGACCGTAAGCTACTCCCAGCATCCTGGCTTCAGCCTTACGGCAATCGCCTGTGTGCTGGTATTTAATATTGCGCTGATTAGCGTACTGCGTCGGATGCGTAGCCGCCTGGATCTGAACCTGGTAGCTCAGAGTCGTCCAAACATGGACTGCTGCTCCAGCAGCAGTCACTGCCACTAA
- the feoA gene encoding iron transporter, producing MQLTPNSAWKITGFDSNISPAYRQKLLSLGMLPGASFLVVRVAPLGDPIQIETRRVNLVLRKKDISLLQLEAA from the coding sequence ATGCAGCTCACTCCAAATAGCGCGTGGAAAATAACCGGTTTCGACAGCAATATCAGCCCGGCCTATCGCCAAAAGCTTTTGTCACTCGGCATGCTCCCTGGCGCTTCTTTTCTTGTCGTGCGCGTCGCCCCTCTCGGTGACCCTATCCAGATAGAAACACGTCGCGTTAACCTGGTATTGCGCAAAAAAGATATCTCACTGTTGCAGCTAGAAGCAGCCTGA
- the yhgF gene encoding transcription accessory protein: MMNNSLCRIIASELQARDEQVVAAVRLLDEGNTVPFIARYRKEVTGGLDDTQLRQLETRLGYLRELDDRRQAILKSIDEQGKLSDTLAAAINGTLSKTELEDLYLPYKPKRRTRGQIAIEAGLEPLADLLWNEPQHSPEQEAERFINAEAGVADVKAALDGARYILMERFAEDAVLLGKVRDYLWRNAHLVSTVVSGKEDEGAKFRDYFAHHEPLSQVPSHRALAMFRGRNEGILQLALNPDPQFDEPPKESHCEQIIIDHLGLRLNNAPADSWRRAVVSWTWRIKVLMHMETELMGSIRERAEDEAINVFARNLHDLLMAAPAGLRATMGLDPGLRTGVKVAVVDATGKLVATDTIYPHTGQEAKAAAVVAALCIKHKVELVAIGNGTASRETERFYLDVQKKFPEVTGQKVIVSEAGASVYSASELAALEFPDLDVSLRGAVSIARRLQDPLAELVKIDPKSIGVGQYQHDVSQSQLAKKLDAVVEDCVNAVGVDLNTASVPLLTRVAGLTRMIAQNIVTWRDENGRFQNRQQLLKVARLGPKAFEQCAGFLRINHGDNPLDASTVHPEAYPLVERILTATHQALNDLMGNAGALRDINARDFTDQQFGLPTVTDIIRELEKPGRDPRPEFKTAKFAEGVETLNDLQPGMILEGAVTNVTNFGAFVDIGVHQDGLVHISSLADRFVDDPHKVVKAGDIVKVKVLEVDMARKRIALTMRLDEQPGEGNNRRSSAPRTNERPAARPKARPEKTPAGNSAMSDALAAAFGKKR, encoded by the coding sequence ATGATGAATAATTCTCTCTGCCGCATTATCGCCAGCGAATTGCAGGCCCGTGATGAACAGGTGGTGGCCGCCGTTCGTCTGCTTGACGAAGGCAACACGGTACCTTTTATTGCCCGTTATCGTAAAGAGGTCACCGGTGGCCTGGATGATACTCAACTGCGCCAGCTTGAAACCCGCTTAGGGTATCTGCGCGAGCTGGATGATCGCCGCCAGGCCATTCTTAAATCGATTGATGAGCAGGGAAAACTTAGCGATACGCTAGCCGCAGCCATCAACGGCACCCTCAGCAAAACTGAGCTGGAAGATTTATACCTGCCGTATAAACCTAAACGCCGCACCCGCGGGCAGATTGCCATCGAAGCCGGGCTTGAGCCGCTGGCCGACCTGCTGTGGAATGAACCGCAGCACTCACCGGAGCAGGAAGCCGAGCGCTTTATTAATGCCGAAGCCGGTGTTGCCGATGTTAAAGCGGCGCTCGATGGCGCGCGTTACATTCTGATGGAGCGCTTCGCTGAAGATGCCGTGCTGCTGGGTAAAGTGCGTGATTACCTGTGGCGTAATGCGCATTTGGTCTCTACCGTGGTCAGCGGTAAAGAAGATGAAGGCGCTAAATTCCGCGACTACTTCGCTCACCATGAGCCGCTGTCTCAGGTGCCATCGCACCGCGCGCTGGCTATGTTCCGTGGCCGCAATGAGGGGATTTTGCAACTCGCGCTAAATCCTGACCCGCAATTTGATGAGCCACCAAAAGAAAGCCACTGCGAACAGATAATTATCGACCACCTGGGGCTCCGCCTGAACAACGCTCCGGCCGATAGCTGGCGTCGGGCGGTAGTTAGCTGGACATGGCGTATCAAAGTTTTGATGCACATGGAAACTGAGCTGATGGGCAGCATTCGTGAGCGCGCGGAAGATGAAGCAATTAATGTTTTCGCCCGTAACCTTCACGATCTGCTGATGGCGGCACCTGCCGGACTGCGCGCAACGATGGGCCTCGACCCCGGCCTGCGTACCGGCGTAAAAGTGGCCGTGGTGGATGCGACCGGTAAACTGGTCGCTACCGACACCATCTATCCTCACACTGGGCAGGAAGCTAAAGCCGCCGCAGTCGTCGCCGCGTTATGTATTAAACACAAAGTTGAGCTGGTAGCTATTGGCAACGGAACGGCATCTCGCGAAACCGAGCGTTTCTATCTGGATGTGCAGAAAAAATTCCCAGAAGTTACCGGCCAGAAAGTTATCGTGAGTGAAGCTGGCGCTTCAGTCTATTCAGCTTCTGAACTGGCTGCGCTGGAATTCCCTGATTTAGATGTTTCGCTGCGTGGGGCTGTATCTATCGCCCGTCGCCTCCAGGATCCTCTGGCAGAGCTGGTTAAAATCGATCCGAAATCTATCGGGGTTGGTCAGTATCAGCACGACGTTAGCCAGAGCCAGTTGGCTAAAAAGCTGGATGCCGTGGTTGAAGACTGTGTAAACGCCGTTGGCGTTGACCTGAATACCGCTTCAGTTCCTTTGCTGACCCGAGTTGCCGGTCTGACCCGGATGATCGCCCAAAATATCGTGACCTGGCGCGATGAGAATGGCCGCTTCCAGAACCGCCAGCAGCTTCTGAAAGTTGCGCGTCTGGGGCCTAAGGCCTTTGAGCAGTGCGCCGGATTCCTGCGTATTAATCATGGCGACAACCCGCTAGATGCCTCAACGGTTCACCCGGAAGCCTATCCACTGGTGGAACGGATCCTGACAGCCACCCATCAGGCGCTGAATGACTTAATGGGCAACGCTGGCGCTCTGCGCGATATTAACGCCCGCGATTTTACCGACCAACAGTTCGGCCTGCCCACTGTGACCGATATTATTCGTGAACTGGAGAAACCGGGCCGCGATCCGCGTCCTGAATTCAAAACCGCTAAGTTTGCAGAGGGAGTCGAAACCTTAAATGACCTGCAGCCCGGAATGATTCTGGAAGGTGCGGTCACTAACGTGACTAACTTTGGCGCGTTTGTGGATATCGGCGTTCACCAGGATGGTCTGGTACACATCTCTTCGCTGGCAGACCGGTTTGTGGACGATCCTCATAAAGTGGTGAAAGCAGGCGATATCGTTAAAGTAAAAGTGCTGGAAGTAGATATGGCACGTAAACGCATTGCCCTGACCATGCGCCTGGATGAACAACCAGGTGAAGGTAACAACCGCCGCAGCTCAGCGCCGCGCACTAATGAGCGCCCTGCTGCCCGGCCAAAAGCCAGACCGGAAAAAACTCCGGCAGGTAACAGCGCTATGAGTGATGCGCTGGCCGCCGCATTTGGGAAAAAGCGCTAA
- the greB gene encoding transcription elongation factor GreB encodes MATKLITRAGYNKLKQEHDYLWNEKRPEITKIVSWAASLGDRSENADYTFNKRILREIDRRVRYLRKLLPALQIVDYSPQQDGRVFFGAWVEIENDEGTVKRFRIVGPEEIYGDRKDYISIDSPMARALLKKQVDEEFVVCTPDGEKQWFINNIEYEQESEDSGDDQ; translated from the coding sequence ATGGCCACCAAACTTATCACCCGAGCCGGGTACAACAAGCTGAAGCAGGAACATGACTATCTTTGGAACGAGAAGCGTCCGGAGATAACCAAAATAGTCTCCTGGGCGGCGAGCCTTGGGGATCGTTCGGAGAACGCCGATTACACCTTTAATAAGCGCATTTTGCGAGAGATTGACCGCCGGGTCCGTTATCTGCGTAAGTTGCTACCGGCATTGCAAATTGTCGACTATTCGCCACAGCAAGACGGGCGAGTATTTTTTGGGGCCTGGGTCGAAATTGAGAATGACGAAGGAACGGTAAAGCGTTTTCGTATCGTCGGCCCGGAGGAGATTTATGGCGATCGTAAAGACTACATCTCAATTGATTCCCCAATGGCGCGAGCATTGTTGAAAAAACAGGTTGATGAAGAGTTCGTAGTGTGCACGCCGGATGGTGAAAAACAGTGGTTTATTAATAATATCGAATACGAACAGGAATCTGAGGATAGTGGCGATGATCAATAA
- the blaCTX-M-151 gene encoding CTX-M-151 beta-lactamase — protein sequence MINKRLSIALALAAMIGTPVAMALESQKPGSDSANHIQHQMVQQLSALEKSANGRLGVAVIDTGSGAIAGWRMDEPFPMCSTSKVMAVAALLKQSEQTPELMSQPQPVASGDLVNYNPITERFVGKSMTFDELSAATLQYSDNAAMNLILAKLGGPQKVTAFARSIGDDKFRLDRNEPSLNTAIPGDLRDTSTPRAMALSLQKLALGDALGQVQREKLSHWLRGNTTGAASIRAGLPSGWSVGDKTGSGDYGTTNDIAVVWPTGRPPLVIVTYFTQPQQQAESQRPVLAKAAAIVASHYVLPKG from the coding sequence ATGATCAATAAACGGCTGAGTATTGCTCTGGCGCTGGCGGCCATGATAGGTACGCCTGTGGCGATGGCCCTCGAGAGCCAGAAGCCGGGGAGCGATTCTGCTAATCATATTCAGCACCAGATGGTGCAACAGCTGTCGGCGCTGGAGAAAAGCGCTAACGGGCGGCTTGGCGTAGCGGTTATCGATACCGGCAGCGGCGCAATTGCGGGCTGGCGGATGGATGAACCTTTCCCCATGTGCAGTACCAGTAAAGTGATGGCGGTAGCGGCGCTGCTGAAACAGAGCGAACAGACTCCTGAACTTATGAGTCAGCCTCAGCCGGTAGCGAGCGGAGATCTGGTGAACTACAACCCGATAACTGAACGTTTTGTGGGTAAGAGCATGACGTTTGATGAGCTAAGCGCCGCAACGCTGCAATATAGCGATAACGCCGCAATGAACCTGATTCTGGCCAAACTGGGTGGGCCGCAAAAAGTAACGGCGTTTGCCCGCAGTATTGGCGATGATAAATTCCGGCTCGACCGCAATGAACCTTCGCTAAATACCGCCATTCCCGGCGATCTTCGGGATACCAGCACTCCACGAGCTATGGCCTTAAGCCTGCAAAAGCTGGCGCTGGGGGATGCTTTAGGCCAGGTTCAGCGCGAGAAACTTAGCCACTGGTTGCGCGGCAATACCACCGGTGCGGCCAGCATTCGGGCCGGGCTGCCATCGGGATGGAGCGTTGGGGATAAGACCGGCAGCGGTGATTACGGCACAACCAACGATATTGCCGTGGTATGGCCGACCGGCAGACCGCCGCTGGTTATTGTGACTTACTTTACTCAGCCGCAGCAGCAGGCAGAAAGCCAGCGGCCGGTGCTGGCGAAAGCGGCTGCTATCGTTGCCAGCCATTATGTATTGCCTAAAGGCTGA
- a CDS encoding GntR family transcriptional regulator, translated as MPITRLENPRIYRQIADQLKSLIENGEFPPGSRLPSERDLAQQLQVSRASVREALIALEVVGLVDVKVGNGVIVRDSKPAIQDSQPIMEQAGRGQWLEPDGELGIELDLSAEIPPFSLLQARKLIEPEAAALAARHASPEERAAIRNAFEQNCRDNQAGSRSHPGDRLFHIRIAQASGNPAYGFFIAHLLGHRYGQMFRLLQERYTPQDMPHLSELEHLAILEAIEASDAPAARKAMKAHLDRVIAIFTRGRE; from the coding sequence ATGCCAATCACCAGACTAGAAAATCCAAGGATTTACAGGCAGATAGCAGATCAACTTAAGTCGCTAATTGAAAACGGCGAGTTTCCTCCCGGTAGTCGCCTGCCGTCCGAGCGAGATCTGGCCCAGCAGCTGCAGGTTAGCCGGGCTTCAGTGCGTGAGGCGTTAATAGCCCTGGAGGTGGTTGGTCTGGTTGATGTGAAAGTGGGGAATGGCGTCATCGTGCGCGACTCAAAGCCCGCAATTCAAGATTCACAGCCCATCATGGAACAAGCCGGGCGCGGGCAGTGGCTGGAGCCTGACGGGGAGCTGGGTATTGAACTGGATTTAAGCGCGGAGATACCGCCCTTCTCTCTGCTCCAGGCCCGCAAGCTTATTGAGCCAGAGGCCGCAGCGCTTGCGGCACGACATGCATCACCAGAAGAGCGAGCGGCTATTCGCAACGCCTTTGAGCAGAACTGCCGGGATAACCAGGCCGGTTCACGCAGCCATCCCGGCGACCGGCTGTTTCATATCCGAATTGCCCAGGCCAGCGGCAACCCGGCCTACGGTTTTTTCATTGCCCATTTGCTGGGCCACCGATACGGCCAAATGTTCCGGCTGCTTCAGGAGCGTTATACCCCGCAGGATATGCCGCACCTTTCAGAACTAGAACACCTGGCAATCCTGGAGGCAATTGAAGCAAGCGATGCCCCGGCTGCCCGAAAAGCGATGAAGGCTCACCTTGACCGGGTTATCGCAATTTTCACCCGTGGTCGGGAGTAA
- a CDS encoding oxidoreductase — protein sequence MDLNGKRVLITAAGQGIGLSCAKTFAAAGAQVFASDINIEQLEGLVGIKPLRLDATDPAAISRACDVTGPLDVLFNCAGVVHSGSILECSEEQWRFALELNVTAMFHTIRAWLPGMLAQGHGSIINMSSVASSIKGVPNRFAYSASKAAVIGLTRSVAADYVTQGIRCNAICPGTVESPSLRQRIATQAREQGLPEDEVYQAFVARQPIGRIGRPEEIAQLALYLASDASAYTTGTVQIIDGGWSN from the coding sequence ATGGATCTGAATGGGAAGCGGGTACTGATAACGGCGGCGGGGCAGGGTATTGGCTTGAGCTGCGCGAAAACTTTCGCCGCAGCGGGTGCTCAGGTATTTGCCAGCGACATCAACATTGAACAATTGGAAGGGCTGGTGGGAATAAAGCCGCTGCGCCTTGATGCAACGGACCCGGCCGCCATCAGCCGCGCCTGCGATGTCACCGGCCCATTAGACGTGCTGTTTAACTGTGCCGGAGTGGTACATAGCGGTTCAATTCTGGAGTGCAGTGAAGAGCAATGGCGCTTTGCGCTGGAGCTTAATGTAACTGCGATGTTCCACACCATTCGTGCCTGGCTTCCGGGCATGCTGGCTCAGGGGCATGGTTCGATTATCAATATGTCGTCGGTCGCTTCCAGCATTAAAGGGGTGCCTAATCGTTTTGCTTATAGCGCCAGTAAAGCTGCCGTTATCGGGCTGACCCGTTCGGTGGCAGCTGACTATGTCACTCAGGGCATTCGCTGCAACGCTATCTGCCCGGGCACCGTTGAATCGCCGTCACTACGTCAGCGCATTGCCACCCAGGCGCGTGAGCAGGGCCTTCCGGAAGATGAAGTCTACCAGGCCTTTGTTGCCCGTCAGCCTATTGGCCGTATTGGCCGTCCGGAGGAGATTGCCCAGCTGGCGCTATATCTGGCCTCTGATGCCAGTGCCTATACCACCGGAACCGTACAGATTATTGATGGCGGCTGGAGCAACTAA
- a CDS encoding ureidoglycolate lyase — MKLLRYGDAGQERPGILDAQGKIRCLSAHLPDINGGAIQPESLARLRKLDLNSLPLVEGSPRIGACVADIGKFICIGLNYADHAAETGAEIPKEPVIFNKWTSAVVGPNDNVIIPRGSQKTDWEVELGVVIGEGGRYISEQDAMNHVAGYCVINDVSEREYQLERGGTWDKGKGCDTFGPTGPWLVTADEIPDPHQLSLWLEVDGQRYQDGNTNTMIFKIPQIISYLSRFMSLQPGDVISTGTPPGVGLGQKPQPVYLRPGQTIRLGIEGLGEQCQTTVEDKA, encoded by the coding sequence ATGAAGTTATTACGTTATGGCGATGCAGGTCAGGAGCGCCCCGGAATTTTGGATGCGCAGGGGAAAATCCGCTGTCTTTCGGCACATCTGCCGGACATTAATGGTGGCGCAATCCAGCCAGAAAGCCTGGCCCGCCTGCGTAAACTCGACCTTAACTCCCTGCCGCTGGTTGAAGGTTCGCCGCGTATTGGAGCCTGTGTCGCAGATATTGGCAAGTTTATCTGCATTGGCCTCAACTACGCCGACCACGCTGCGGAAACCGGTGCTGAAATCCCTAAAGAGCCGGTGATATTCAATAAGTGGACCAGCGCGGTCGTGGGGCCAAATGACAACGTCATTATTCCGCGCGGCTCGCAAAAAACAGATTGGGAAGTTGAGCTGGGCGTGGTGATTGGTGAAGGCGGCCGCTACATCAGTGAACAGGATGCCATGAACCACGTGGCTGGCTATTGCGTGATTAATGATGTCTCCGAACGTGAATATCAGCTTGAGCGCGGCGGCACCTGGGATAAGGGTAAAGGCTGCGACACTTTCGGCCCTACCGGACCCTGGCTGGTCACTGCTGATGAAATTCCCGACCCGCACCAGCTTAGCCTGTGGCTCGAGGTAGATGGTCAGCGTTATCAGGACGGTAATACCAACACCATGATCTTCAAAATCCCGCAAATTATTAGCTACCTGAGCCGCTTTATGAGCTTACAGCCTGGCGATGTTATCTCCACCGGTACTCCGCCAGGAGTGGGGCTGGGGCAGAAGCCGCAGCCAGTGTATCTGCGCCCTGGGCAAACTATCCGCCTGGGGATTGAAGGGCTGGGTGAGCAGTGTCAGACCACGGTGGAGGACAAAGCATGA
- a CDS encoding L-fuconate dehydratase, translating into MTTITGLRVEDIRFPTSEQLDGSDAMNPDPDYSAAYVILDTDNPELSGHGLTFTIGRGNEVCCAAIEALAGRVVGKKLEEFTADMGAFWRHMTSDSQLRWIGPDKGAIHLATGAVVNAVWDLWAKQQGKPVWQLVADMSPEELVRCIDFRYITDCITPDEALSLLRAQSEGKEQRLTQLKEHGYPCYTTSAGWLGYSDEKLRRLCKEAVDAGFSHIKLKVGRDLEDDIRRLRIAREAIGPDRHLMIDANQVWEVNEAAPWVNALAFAKPWFIEEPTSPDDIEGHRKIRQAIGDVKVATGEMCHNRIMFKQLIMGGAIDVVQIDACRLGGVNEVLAVMLMAAKYRLPVCPHAGGVGLCEYVQHLSMIDYLCIAGTHEGRVIEYVDHLHEHFLHPCEIRGAAYMPPLAPGYSIEMYPESRERYRFRPQERA; encoded by the coding sequence ATGACGACAATTACGGGTCTGCGGGTTGAAGATATCCGTTTCCCTACCTCCGAACAGCTGGATGGTTCTGATGCCATGAATCCGGATCCCGACTATTCGGCGGCCTATGTCATCCTCGATACCGATAATCCTGAGTTAAGCGGCCACGGCCTGACATTCACCATCGGACGCGGCAATGAAGTGTGCTGTGCGGCCATTGAAGCGCTGGCTGGTCGCGTGGTGGGGAAAAAGCTGGAGGAGTTCACGGCTGATATGGGCGCTTTCTGGCGCCATATGACCAGCGACAGCCAGCTGCGCTGGATAGGACCGGATAAGGGTGCAATCCACCTTGCCACCGGTGCGGTAGTGAATGCGGTTTGGGATCTATGGGCCAAACAGCAGGGCAAGCCGGTCTGGCAGCTGGTGGCAGATATGTCGCCGGAAGAGCTGGTGCGTTGTATCGACTTCCGCTACATCACCGACTGCATCACCCCTGACGAAGCGCTCAGCCTGTTGCGCGCACAAAGCGAAGGTAAGGAGCAGCGCCTGACGCAGCTGAAAGAGCACGGTTATCCCTGCTACACCACATCGGCGGGCTGGCTGGGCTATAGCGATGAGAAGCTGCGCCGTTTGTGCAAAGAGGCGGTAGATGCCGGGTTCTCCCACATCAAACTTAAGGTTGGCCGCGACCTGGAAGATGATATCCGTCGGCTGCGAATTGCCAGGGAAGCTATCGGACCGGATCGCCACTTAATGATTGATGCTAATCAGGTCTGGGAAGTGAACGAGGCGGCTCCTTGGGTCAATGCGCTGGCCTTCGCTAAACCTTGGTTTATCGAGGAGCCAACCAGTCCGGACGATATTGAAGGGCATCGCAAAATTCGCCAGGCAATTGGCGATGTGAAGGTGGCTACCGGTGAAATGTGCCACAACCGCATCATGTTTAAGCAGCTCATTATGGGTGGGGCCATCGATGTCGTACAAATTGATGCCTGCCGCCTGGGGGGCGTGAATGAGGTGCTGGCCGTTATGCTGATGGCGGCTAAATACCGTCTTCCGGTCTGCCCGCATGCCGGTGGCGTGGGGCTGTGCGAATACGTTCAGCATCTGTCGATGATCGACTATCTATGCATTGCCGGAACTCATGAGGGGCGGGTGATTGAATACGTCGACCATCTGCATGAGCACTTCCTGCATCCGTGTGAGATTCGCGGTGCGGCCTATATGCCACCGCTAGCGCCGGGCTATTCCATTGAAATGTATCCTGAATCTCGTGAGCGCTATCGTTTTCGGCCTCAGGAGCGCGCGTAA